One genomic segment of Aulosira sp. FACHB-615 includes these proteins:
- a CDS encoding S-layer family protein — translation MTLAFGRFGFLGAICIAAVYNSSVHAQVVSDNTLKTDVNGNYTITNGTLVGNNLFHSFSQFSIPTGGSVVFNNPTTVQNIFARVTGGSVSNIDGTISTQGSANLFLLNPAGIVFGANAKLSISGSFVGTTADSIVFADGLKFSATNTTSPALLTMSVPVGLQLGSNPGAITVQGAGHNANFLASSSISGLNIGTRGLQVQSGKTLALVGGNIALDGGLLSAPGGKIELGSISNANVTLNSTSQGFTLSYPNITSFGDITLTQRALASTRDLSRGNGGSVNIQGKQVSIRDGSLVLVQNRSNQAAGDIVVNATESLNISGKSPKFTSSSSLVNDTVSSAAAGQIIVNTPKLNIDQGGYILNRTFSTGSGGNIIINSDAIDINGFASGDPLAFRAVSQILAASFGKGKGGDIAISTQDLSVSAGANIAARPYSSGKGGDLNIKADTIQVLGAGAPKGSYFTLVSAATFGPGDAGNLNIDTRKLSVQDGGRVSASSIILGNAGSLTINASESIDVSGIKPGETPSYVGTAVLPVGAFSIISRANAGNTTINAPIVNVSDDATIFVQNTGSGTAGNLEINANTLTLKNGGNLLASTKAGEGGNINLQLRDLLLMRDGGFISAEAGGSGNGGNISINAPVIVGLENSDIIANAVQGKGGNIAITTQGIIGLKFRDTLTPREDLTNDITASSAFNLNGTVEINNVGVDPNSGLVELPGNVTDPSQQIASGCNANTSSSFVAVGRGGIPQNPTQGLNSDRTWSDIRDISAFHKTQSVQAQMPKSPETLVQATGWRRNAQGKIELVAANTNSPIPSALTCAAVAEN, via the coding sequence ATGACATTAGCTTTTGGTAGATTTGGCTTTCTCGGTGCAATCTGTATAGCTGCTGTTTATAACAGTAGTGTTCACGCCCAAGTAGTTTCCGATAACACTCTCAAGACGGATGTGAATGGTAATTACACCATCACTAATGGCACTCTTGTCGGCAATAATTTATTTCATAGCTTTAGCCAATTTTCCATACCTACAGGTGGCTCTGTTGTATTCAATAATCCCACTACTGTCCAAAATATCTTTGCTCGTGTTACAGGTGGTAGTGTATCGAATATCGATGGCACAATCAGCACCCAAGGTAGTGCTAATTTATTCTTGCTAAATCCAGCCGGGATTGTATTTGGAGCTAATGCTAAGTTAAGCATCAGTGGTTCTTTTGTCGGCACAACTGCCGATAGCATAGTATTTGCCGATGGGTTGAAGTTTAGCGCCACAAATACCACATCGCCAGCTTTATTAACGATGAGTGTCCCTGTTGGTTTGCAACTTGGTAGTAATCCAGGAGCGATTACCGTTCAAGGAGCCGGACACAATGCCAATTTTCTTGCATCATCTTCAATATCTGGACTCAATATTGGCACCAGAGGATTACAAGTACAATCTGGCAAAACCCTAGCATTAGTGGGTGGGAATATTGCCTTGGATGGCGGTTTACTTTCTGCACCGGGAGGAAAAATAGAATTGGGTAGCATCAGTAACGCTAACGTTACTCTCAATTCCACTTCTCAAGGATTTACCCTGAGTTATCCCAACATAACGAGTTTTGGTGATATTACCCTTACCCAACGCGCTTTAGCATCTACACGCGATCTCAGCCGAGGAAATGGCGGCTCTGTAAACATTCAAGGGAAACAAGTAAGTATCCGTGATGGTTCTTTGGTGTTAGTCCAAAATCGAAGTAACCAAGCTGCTGGTGATATTGTTGTAAATGCTACAGAATCACTGAATATTAGCGGTAAATCCCCTAAGTTTACAAGTTCTAGCAGTTTAGTTAATGACACCGTATCTTCTGCGGCGGCGGGGCAGATCATCGTTAATACCCCGAAGTTAAATATTGATCAAGGCGGTTACATCTTAAACCGCACATTTAGTACCGGCTCTGGGGGTAACATTATCATCAATAGTGATGCAATAGATATCAATGGGTTTGCATCAGGCGATCCGCTTGCTTTTCGAGCCGTCAGTCAAATACTAGCTGCTTCTTTTGGTAAGGGAAAGGGCGGGGATATTGCTATTTCCACTCAAGATTTATCTGTTTCAGCCGGAGCTAATATAGCAGCTAGACCTTATTCTTCAGGTAAGGGCGGTGATCTAAATATCAAAGCAGATACAATCCAGGTATTAGGTGCAGGTGCGCCAAAAGGTAGTTATTTTACTTTAGTTTCGGCCGCTACCTTTGGGCCTGGTGATGCAGGCAATTTGAACATTGACACCCGTAAATTATCTGTTCAAGATGGTGGGAGAGTATCGGCTTCTAGCATAATTTTAGGCAATGCAGGTTCACTGACTATCAATGCCTCAGAATCAATTGATGTGAGTGGTATAAAACCTGGCGAAACCCCCAGTTATGTTGGTACTGCTGTTCTGCCTGTTGGTGCTTTTAGTATAATTTCCCGTGCCAATGCCGGCAACACTACTATTAACGCCCCCATTGTTAACGTTTCTGATGATGCGACAATTTTTGTTCAAAATACTGGCTCTGGGACAGCAGGTAATCTGGAAATTAATGCAAACACCCTCACACTTAAAAATGGTGGAAACCTTTTAGCCTCGACAAAAGCAGGCGAAGGCGGAAACATTAACCTGCAACTGCGAGATTTATTACTCATGCGTGATGGTGGCTTTATTAGTGCAGAAGCCGGTGGTAGTGGCAATGGTGGCAATATTAGTATTAATGCACCAGTAATTGTAGGGCTAGAAAACAGTGACATTATTGCCAATGCCGTGCAAGGAAAGGGCGGTAATATTGCCATTACAACTCAAGGCATTATCGGTCTAAAATTCCGCGATACTCTGACTCCAAGAGAAGATTTAACCAATGATATTACAGCCAGTTCTGCGTTTAATTTGAATGGCACAGTGGAAATTAATAATGTTGGTGTTGATCCCAATTCGGGTTTAGTGGAATTACCCGGAAATGTCACTGATCCATCTCAGCAAATTGCTAGTGGTTGCAATGCTAATACTAGTAGTAGTTTTGTTGCCGTTGGCAGAGGTGGAATACCACAAAATCCGACACAAGGGTTGAATAGCGATCGCACCTGGTCAGACATCCGCGATATATCTGCATTCCATAAAACACAATCAGTACAAGCCCAAATGCCAAAATCACCAGAAACCCTTGTGCAAGCGACTGGCTGGCGACGTAACGCCCAAGGCAAAATTGAGCTTGTTGCAGCTAATACTAATTCACCGATACCATCAGCCTTAACCTGTGCGGCTGTAGCCGAAAATTAA
- a CDS encoding filamentous hemagglutinin N-terminal domain-containing protein, translated as MKITIAGLGLIGAIVTSAICNSSVNAQVTPDGTLNTAVSGSNHYSITNGTRIGNNLFHSFSQFSLPSNGSAVFNNAADIQNIFSRVTGGNVSNIDGLIQANGSANLFLLNPSGMIFGKNASLNIGGSFIATTANSIKFADGTEFSATNPSTKPLLTMSVPIGLQMGQNSAPIRVESHLTTGQDLTLEAGSLDLQGQLVAGRDLTLKAQDTVQIRDHATTPFLAQAGRNLTIQGNQNIDILALNHPVAALQSGGNLSLISNGNISGDAHFLSGGNLSFQTLAGTPGKFVSLFDPIIYANGDVVFGDYTGVALKVEATGSIEGGNIVITGPDVSVPSSDPDYLILTTQPAAILRAGVASVPTANLPQLSFTTGTVAGLPPGSIRVSSINTSNTTGGDGGAITLNAAGDIVTGNLDSSALLYFGNSGNGGDIKLFANGNISINGNVNSSSLSFLTSGSGGDITLTTTNGNLSVNGGLDSSVFGLNQGGNGGDITLTTTNGNLSVDGASSYLLTFYGTSGNGGKIILSTTNGNLSSQRSLLSFSNSIFGKSGNGGDIALTATNGNLSSQGRMESTARNGSKGGDITLTAINGKLSNQAELSSLSHSLTGNSGNGGDITLTAINGNLSNQSNLNSFSYSAVGNSGQGGDIALTAQNGDILGNGSNLYSFSVAPQGTANNGGSVRLDALNQISGLTVVTTSSAAEAGMVSILGQGDLAIADLAIQTSKPITIRTALTGTINIPADGKGRSGDVNISSAGNLTLTNTLIESDTKGRDSAGNVTLTSPGLTTLNNSQIFTTTKSTGQAGDVNVTTNRLSFLNGSSINSSTSASGNAGDIIFNVPNTVELDNGKISANTSGSGKGGEIALNTGTLQLNNQSIISSNTTGIGNAGAIDVKANAIALNQSNITSQSLSESGDAGNIKLQAANTVELNNGTISASTSSSGKGGEIALNTGNLRLNNQSIISSNTTGSGNAGAIDVKANAIALNQSNITSQSLSESGDAGNIKRQAANTVELNNGIISASTSGSGKGGEITLDTGTLQLSNQSIISSNTTGIGNAGAIDVIANAIALNQSTISSQSSGSGDSGTVKFNTGTLDLIDNAIVSTASSQSGKAGNLNITAGDRINLQTGAQITSRSTGTGNGGTVEITGRSLILKENAQINASTVSSDGGNLVLNLSELLRVSDRSLLNAEAGTTGNGGNITINTPLIIGTGNSDIIANAVRGRGGNINITTQGIFGLKFRNQLTPENDISASSQFGVNGTVDINNVSVDPNSGLVELPANITDSSQQIASGCADTSGSSFVATGRGGIPQNPTQQIWGDRTWSDTRDISAFHTTKSAQAQIPKSPEVLVQATGWRRNAQGKIELIADKSPSQAQTALTCAAIPQN; from the coding sequence ATGAAAATAACTATTGCTGGTTTGGGCTTAATTGGTGCAATTGTGACATCTGCTATTTGCAACAGTAGTGTAAACGCTCAGGTAACTCCTGATGGGACTCTCAACACTGCTGTAAGTGGGAGTAATCATTACAGCATCACCAATGGCACCCGTATCGGCAATAATTTATTTCATAGCTTCAGCCAATTCTCCTTGCCTAGCAATGGTTCCGCAGTCTTTAACAATGCCGCAGACATCCAAAATATATTTAGTCGGGTAACAGGCGGCAATGTTTCTAACATTGATGGTTTAATTCAAGCCAATGGTAGTGCCAACTTATTCTTACTCAACCCATCCGGGATGATTTTTGGGAAAAATGCCAGCTTAAATATTGGTGGTTCATTTATCGCTACAACAGCCAATAGTATAAAGTTTGCCGATGGTACAGAATTTAGTGCCACAAATCCCAGTACCAAGCCATTGTTAACCATGAGTGTACCAATTGGCTTACAAATGGGGCAGAATTCCGCACCGATTCGAGTCGAGAGTCATCTCACCACCGGACAAGATTTAACACTAGAAGCAGGTAGCCTAGACTTACAAGGACAACTGGTAGCAGGGAGAGATTTAACCCTCAAAGCCCAAGACACAGTGCAAATTAGGGATCATGCCACAACTCCATTTCTTGCCCAAGCAGGCAGAAACTTAACAATTCAAGGAAATCAAAACATTGATATCCTGGCATTGAATCATCCAGTAGCCGCCCTTCAGAGTGGGGGTAATCTGAGTTTGATTAGCAACGGGAATATTTCTGGGGATGCACATTTCCTGAGTGGTGGCAATCTCTCATTTCAGACTTTAGCAGGGACTCCAGGGAAGTTTGTGAGTTTGTTTGACCCGATAATTTATGCCAATGGGGATGTAGTGTTTGGTGATTACACAGGGGTGGCATTGAAGGTGGAAGCCACAGGGAGCATTGAGGGGGGTAATATTGTGATTACCGGACCTGATGTGAGCGTTCCCAGTAGCGACCCAGATTATCTGATACTCACAACACAACCTGCGGCGATTTTGCGGGCAGGGGTGGCATCAGTACCGACTGCAAATTTGCCACAATTGAGCTTCACGACGGGGACAGTAGCAGGTTTGCCACCGGGAAGTATTAGGGTAAGCAGTATCAACACATCAAATACAACAGGGGGAGATGGTGGTGCAATTACCCTGAATGCTGCTGGGGATATTGTCACAGGAAACTTAGATTCCTCGGCTTTGTTGTATTTTGGGAATAGTGGCAATGGTGGCGATATCAAGCTGTTCGCTAATGGCAATATCTCGATTAATGGCAATGTGAACTCATCTTCTCTTTCATTCCTTACAAGTGGGAGTGGCGGCGATATTACCCTCACTACCACTAACGGCAATCTTTCTGTCAATGGCGGTCTAGATTCATCAGTATTCGGACTCAATCAAGGAGGGAATGGCGGCGATATTACCCTCACTACCACTAACGGCAATCTTTCTGTCGACGGCGCATCTTCATACCTGTTGACCTTTTATGGTACAAGTGGCAATGGCGGCAAGATAATTCTTTCCACGACCAATGGCAACCTCTCCAGCCAGCGCAGTTTATTGTCTTTTTCCAACTCAATATTCGGGAAGAGTGGTAATGGCGGCGATATCGCCCTCACTGCAACCAATGGCAACCTCTCCAGCCAGGGCCGAATGGAATCAACGGCGAGGAATGGTAGCAAAGGCGGCGATATCACTCTCACTGCAATCAATGGCAAACTCTCTAACCAAGCCGAGTTGTCATCCCTGTCCCACTCCTTAACGGGTAATAGTGGTAATGGCGGCGATATCACCCTGACAGCAATCAATGGCAACCTCTCTAACCAGAGCAATTTAAACTCATTCTCATACTCAGCAGTAGGGAATAGCGGTCAGGGTGGTGATATCGCCCTGACTGCACAAAACGGGGATATTTTGGGCAACGGCAGTAACTTGTATAGTTTTAGCGTTGCGCCCCAAGGAACTGCAAACAATGGTGGTTCTGTAAGATTAGATGCTCTAAACCAGATATCTGGATTGACAGTAGTAACAACATCTTCTGCTGCTGAGGCAGGGATGGTGTCGATTTTGGGACAGGGCGATTTGGCGATCGCTGATCTGGCCATCCAAACAAGTAAACCAATCACCATCAGAACCGCATTAACAGGCACAATCAACATTCCGGCTGATGGCAAAGGGCGATCAGGTGATGTCAACATTAGTAGTGCGGGGAACCTTACTCTAACTAACACCCTAATTGAAAGCGATACCAAAGGTAGGGACTCCGCCGGTAATGTCACCCTTACCAGTCCTGGTTTAACGACATTGAATAATAGTCAAATTTTCACCACTACAAAGAGTACTGGACAAGCTGGAGATGTCAATGTCACCACAAATCGCCTCTCCTTCCTCAATGGCAGTTCCATTAACTCCTCAACATCTGCCAGTGGCAATGCGGGAGATATTATATTTAATGTGCCTAACACTGTAGAACTTGACAATGGTAAAATCTCAGCTAATACAAGTGGTAGTGGCAAGGGTGGAGAAATTGCCCTGAATACAGGTACTTTACAACTCAACAATCAAAGTATCATCTCTAGCAACACCACAGGTATTGGTAATGCCGGTGCAATTGATGTCAAAGCTAACGCGATCGCACTCAATCAAAGCAACATTACTAGTCAATCCTTATCTGAAAGTGGCGATGCGGGAAATATCAAGCTTCAGGCAGCTAACACCGTAGAACTTAACAATGGTACAATCTCAGCCAGTACAAGTAGTAGTGGCAAGGGTGGAGAAATTGCACTCAATACAGGCAATTTACGACTAAATAATCAAAGTATTATATCCAGCAACACCACAGGTAGTGGTAATGCTGGTGCAATTGATGTTAAAGCTAACGCGATCGCACTTAATCAAAGCAACATTACTAGTCAATCCTTATCTGAAAGTGGCGATGCGGGAAATATCAAGCGTCAGGCAGCTAACACCGTAGAACTTAACAATGGTATAATCTCAGCCAGTACCAGTGGTAGTGGTAAGGGTGGTGAAATTACACTGGATACAGGCACTTTACAACTCAGCAATCAAAGTATCATCTCCAGTAACACCACAGGTATTGGTAATGCAGGTGCAATCGATGTCATAGCTAACGCGATCGCACTCAATCAAAGCACCATTAGTAGTCAATCTTCGGGTAGTGGTGACAGTGGTACGGTGAAATTTAACACTGGGACTTTAGATTTGATTGACAATGCGATTGTTTCCACCGCCTCATCCCAATCAGGAAAAGCGGGTAACTTAAATATTACCGCAGGCGATCGCATTAACTTGCAAACTGGCGCACAAATTACCAGTCGCAGTACCGGAACTGGTAATGGTGGGACGGTTGAGATTACCGGGCGATCATTGATTCTCAAGGAAAATGCTCAAATCAACGCCTCTACAGTCTCTAGTGATGGCGGTAACTTAGTGTTAAATCTGTCTGAATTGTTGCGAGTGAGCGATCGCAGTCTCCTCAACGCCGAAGCTGGCACTACAGGCAATGGTGGTAACATTACTATCAATACCCCCTTGATCATCGGCACTGGTAATAGTGATATTATTGCCAACGCTGTCCGTGGTCGTGGTGGGAACATTAACATTACTACTCAAGGTATATTTGGGCTAAAATTCCGTAATCAACTCACTCCAGAAAACGACATCAGCGCCAGTTCGCAATTTGGTGTGAACGGTACAGTCGATATTAACAATGTCAGTGTTGATCCCAATTCTGGTTTAGTGGAATTACCTGCAAATATTACTGACTCATCGCAGCAAATTGCTAGTGGTTGTGCAGATACCAGTGGTAGTAGTTTTGTCGCCACAGGCAGAGGTGGTATACCGCAAAATCCCACGCAGCAGATTTGGGGCGATCGCACTTGGTCTGATACTCGTGATATCTCTGCATTCCACACCACAAAATCTGCACAAGCACAAATACCGAAGTCTCCAGAAGTACTAGTGCAAGCAACTGGCTGGCGACGTAATGCCCAAGGCAAAATAGAATTAATTGCCGATAAATCTCCTAGTCAGGCACAAACCGCATTAACCTGTGCAGCAATACCTCAAAATTAA
- a CDS encoding S-layer family protein has protein sequence MKVNFAGFGLLSVICISVVYNNSVHAQVTPDGTLNTDVNSYSITKGTRIGNNLFHSFSQFSIPTGVSVSFGNDPTVENIFSRVTGGQVSHIDGRISANGNANLFLLNPAGIIFGKNASLRIGGSFVGTTANGIKFDDGNVFSTDITQSPLLTMKVPIGLQLGSDAGSVQVQGTLQVPTGKTLALVGSQIDMTQATLRAADGRVELWAVRNADIKMDNQTGWQLGSSAAAADWGTITLQQGSLINVNGTNGGAIQIQGRGLTVKENSNITSVTQSGVGKDIVVKTTEFINLLGASSPRPIFNPGIGTSVGAVFGPPATGRAGDVLIETGKLYMNNGAWLQSTTFGSNSRTGNLTIRASDVEVIGANPLPNAAGIFVPTDITTLIMAGTNNQGGDIIIETNRLRTVDGGLISGSIFNLRQTLGLNNLIATGNGGNVSIRANESFEISGGTPSGLRSGVTTALQPSGGGQAGDITITAGRLQLSNGGIISSAAAGNGTSGDINIQATEVIVSEPVLDQLSQLASGITVSVGKNVIGTGGTINLTADRLQVSKGGQITASTQGRGNAGNINLQVKEIDVQGISPTTVNGNYLYSAIAASSTTNSAAGSINIKSDTVNVRNDGEITVSNIGNGDAGNLNISANRIFLKNGASLRSEVNEGDQGNIQLQANEVLLLRQGSNITTNARGLSTGGNININAGLIVTVPKENSDISANAVLGSGGNIQITTGGILGLKFSDQLTLDSDITASSQFGVNGTVEVSSIGVDPNSGLVKLPGNVTDQSQLIASSCNNTNGSSFVATGRGGIPQNPTQELRSDRTWSDVRDISAFHTTKPAQAQIPKSSEVLVEATGWRRNALGKIELFAYQSPSQVQVGLTCAAVAEN, from the coding sequence ATGAAAGTAAATTTTGCTGGGTTTGGTTTGCTGAGTGTCATTTGCATATCCGTTGTTTATAACAATAGTGTTCACGCCCAAGTAACTCCTGATGGGACTCTCAACACAGATGTTAATAGTTACAGCATTACAAAAGGCACTCGCATCGGCAACAATTTATTTCATAGCTTTAGTCAGTTCTCTATCCCTACAGGTGTCTCCGTATCATTCGGTAATGATCCTACTGTAGAAAATATTTTTAGCCGGGTGACTGGTGGTCAGGTTTCCCATATTGATGGTCGAATCAGTGCCAATGGTAATGCCAACTTATTTTTACTCAACCCTGCCGGGATTATTTTTGGCAAAAATGCCAGTTTGAGAATAGGTGGTTCTTTTGTCGGTACAACTGCCAATGGGATTAAATTTGATGATGGTAATGTGTTCAGCACTGACATAACTCAATCCCCTTTGTTAACCATGAAGGTACCGATTGGTTTGCAACTGGGAAGTGATGCCGGATCTGTCCAAGTTCAAGGAACACTACAAGTTCCTACTGGCAAAACTTTGGCTTTGGTTGGTAGTCAAATTGACATGACACAAGCCACCCTGAGAGCCGCAGATGGTCGGGTGGAGTTGTGGGCGGTCAGAAATGCTGACATCAAGATGGACAATCAAACAGGATGGCAATTAGGGAGTTCTGCGGCTGCGGCTGACTGGGGTACAATTACTTTGCAGCAAGGCTCATTGATTAATGTTAATGGCACTAACGGCGGTGCAATCCAAATTCAAGGGCGGGGATTAACGGTTAAAGAAAACTCAAATATTACTTCTGTTACCCAGTCTGGAGTCGGAAAAGATATTGTTGTCAAAACCACGGAATTTATTAATTTGTTGGGAGCTTCAAGCCCCAGACCTATTTTCAATCCAGGAATTGGAACTTCGGTAGGGGCTGTATTCGGGCCACCAGCCACCGGGCGAGCCGGAGATGTATTAATTGAAACTGGCAAGCTATACATGAATAATGGAGCTTGGTTGCAATCTACCACCTTTGGTAGCAACTCCAGAACCGGAAATTTGACTATTCGAGCCTCAGATGTAGAAGTAATCGGGGCTAATCCTCTGCCGAATGCGGCTGGTATTTTTGTGCCTACCGATATTACTACCTTGATTATGGCGGGAACAAACAATCAAGGTGGCGATATTATCATTGAAACCAATCGCTTGCGTACTGTTGATGGTGGATTGATCAGTGGCAGTATATTTAACTTGCGGCAAACTCTGGGCTTGAATAATCTCATTGCTACCGGGAATGGTGGTAATGTCTCTATCCGCGCTAATGAGAGTTTTGAAATTTCTGGAGGAACACCCAGTGGTTTGCGCTCTGGAGTAACCACCGCGCTTCAACCTTCTGGGGGAGGTCAGGCTGGAGACATTACAATTACGGCTGGAAGATTACAACTCAGCAACGGGGGAATTATTAGCAGTGCCGCAGCTGGAAATGGGACATCGGGAGATATTAATATTCAAGCTACAGAAGTAATTGTCAGTGAACCAGTATTGGATCAATTGAGTCAACTAGCCAGTGGCATTACGGTTTCTGTGGGTAAGAATGTCATAGGTACTGGTGGGACAATTAACTTGACCGCAGATCGTCTCCAAGTTTCCAAAGGTGGACAGATTACCGCTTCTACTCAAGGGCGGGGAAATGCAGGTAATATTAACCTACAAGTGAAAGAGATTGATGTCCAAGGAATTTCCCCCACCACAGTTAACGGTAATTACCTGTATAGTGCGATCGCCGCATCTTCAACAACTAACTCTGCGGCGGGGTCAATTAATATCAAATCTGATACGGTAAATGTTCGCAATGATGGAGAAATAACCGTCAGTAATATAGGTAATGGTGATGCTGGTAATCTGAATATTTCCGCCAACAGAATTTTCCTTAAGAATGGCGCAAGTCTGCGTTCCGAAGTAAATGAAGGCGATCAAGGTAATATCCAACTTCAGGCCAATGAAGTCCTGTTATTACGCCAGGGCAGTAATATTACTACCAATGCTCGCGGCCTGTCTACAGGAGGTAACATCAATATCAATGCAGGCTTGATTGTGACTGTACCAAAAGAAAACAGCGATATTTCCGCTAACGCTGTCTTGGGAAGTGGTGGCAATATTCAAATCACTACTGGCGGTATCTTGGGACTAAAATTTAGTGATCAGCTAACTCTCGACAGCGATATTACCGCCAGTTCCCAATTTGGAGTAAACGGCACAGTTGAAGTTAGTAGTATTGGCGTTGATCCCAACTCTGGGTTAGTGAAATTACCGGGAAACGTCACTGATCAATCACAGCTAATAGCAAGTAGTTGTAATAATACCAATGGTAGTAGTTTTGTCGCCACAGGCAGAGGTGGCATACCGCAAAATCCGACACAGGAATTGAGGAGCGATCGCACTTGGTCTGATGTCCGCGATATCTCTGCATTCCACACCACAAAACCAGCACAAGCACAAATACCAAAATCCTCAGAAGTTCTAGTAGAAGCCACTGGCTGGCGACGTAACGCCCTAGGCAAAATTGAGTTATTTGCCTATCAATCTCCTAGTCAGGTGCAAGTAGGCTTAACCTGTGCTGCTGTAGCTGAAAACTAA
- a CDS encoding filamentous hemagglutinin N-terminal domain-containing protein, translated as MKLAFIGFAVVGAIGISTVCDRGVNAQVTPDGTLNTAVSGSNHYSITNGARVGNNLFHSFSQFSVPSNGSAVFNNVADIQNIFSRVTGGNVSYIDGLIQANGSANLFLLNPSGIIFGKNASLNIGGSFIGTTANSIKFADGSEFSAVDTTAKPLLTMTVPIGLQMGNHPVSIQVQGTGHSLDATDSFSPVIPNSSSTKLQVQSGKTLALVGGNISLNGATLSAAKGQIELGSLGGAGVVSLVPITQGYKLKYEQGQSFADIQLVQKSLLDVSGFNSGAVQLQGRNIKFTDGSLILSQNYGNLPSGDINLQASAAIALIGTTPDAKIPSWIRADALGTGDSANISIISPRLTLQEGSGISNLTYGTAKGGNTQIQAGDIELSGFSPLNPTGVTAITTGTFGKGAAGDIVVNGNNLLMSGGASLVSITFARISHKLQAFDGAEGQRCGGAGERVPSFSPAPLLPCTGFERCGEKSGIW; from the coding sequence ATGAAATTAGCTTTTATTGGGTTTGCCGTTGTTGGTGCGATCGGCATCTCTACCGTTTGCGATCGTGGTGTTAATGCACAAGTCACTCCTGATGGGACTCTCAATACTGCTGTGAGTGGGAGTAATCATTACAGCATCACTAATGGCGCTCGTGTCGGTAATAATTTATTTCATAGCTTCAGCCAATTCTCAGTTCCCAGTAATGGTTCCGCAGTCTTTAACAATGTCGCAGATATCCAAAATATATTTAGCCGTGTCACAGGCGGTAATGTTTCCTATATTGATGGTTTAATTCAAGCCAATGGTAGTGCCAACTTATTTTTACTCAACCCATCTGGGATTATTTTTGGCAAAAATGCCAGCTTAAATATTGGTGGTTCCTTCATCGGAACTACGGCTAATAGTATTAAATTTGCTGATGGGTCAGAGTTTAGTGCTGTGGATACTACCGCTAAACCATTATTAACCATGACTGTACCCATTGGGTTGCAAATGGGTAATCATCCCGTATCGATACAAGTCCAAGGGACAGGACATAGCTTAGATGCAACCGATAGTTTTTCCCCTGTAATTCCCAATTCTAGCTCCACAAAATTACAAGTACAGTCAGGAAAAACCTTAGCGTTAGTAGGTGGAAATATCAGTTTGAATGGTGCGACTCTGAGTGCAGCAAAAGGTCAAATAGAACTAGGGAGTCTGGGAGGAGCAGGGGTAGTGAGTTTAGTACCGATTACACAGGGTTATAAATTGAAGTATGAACAGGGACAAAGTTTTGCTGATATTCAACTAGTGCAGAAGTCACTATTAGATGTGAGTGGGTTTAACTCCGGTGCAGTTCAACTCCAGGGAAGAAATATCAAATTTACCGATGGTTCGTTGATTTTGTCCCAGAATTACGGCAATCTTCCTAGTGGAGATATTAACTTACAAGCATCAGCAGCGATCGCACTTATTGGTACCACACCTGATGCAAAAATTCCCAGTTGGATTCGTGCTGATGCTTTGGGAACTGGAGATAGTGCAAATATCAGTATTATTAGTCCCCGTTTAACGCTCCAAGAAGGTTCAGGAATCAGTAATTTAACTTATGGAACAGCTAAGGGTGGTAACACCCAGATTCAAGCAGGAGATATAGAGTTATCAGGTTTTTCACCCCTGAATCCCACGGGAGTCACAGCCATTACCACTGGCACTTTTGGAAAAGGAGCGGCTGGAGATATCGTGGTGAATGGGAATAATTTACTAATGTCTGGCGGAGCATCCTTAGTATCAATAACATTTGCCCGCATTTCTCACAAGCTTCAGGCGTTTGATGGGGCAGAGGGGCAGAGGTGCGGAGGGGCAGGGGAGAGAGTACCTTCATTCTCCCCTGCTCCCCTGCTCCCCTGCACAGGCTTTGAAAGGTGTGGTGAGAAATCCGGGATTTGGTAG